TTGGCCCCATGTGGCCGTTATCTGGCCTTATACGGTGTTGGGCAGCCTGTTGGCCTATCTGGGGGCCGCCCGCCTGAATCTGCTGCAGTTGGGCGACGATACGGCCCGTGGCCTCGGACTGGATGTGGAAGTGACCCGTACCGTCATGACAGCGGTGGCCGCACTGCTGGCTGCCAGCGCCGTCAGTGTCGCCGGCTTGCTCGGCTTTGTCGGACTTATCGTACCTCATGCAGCCAGGCTGCTGATCGGTTCGGATTACCGCTTTTTATTGCCCGCATCGGCTTTGCTGGGTATGGGGGTGGTTATGCTGAGCGATACCCTGGCCCGGATCATGCTGGCACCGGTGGAGCTTCCGGTGGGCATTATCATGGCTTTCGCCGGCGCCCCCTTTTTTCTTTACCTGTTAAGGAGGGAAATGTAGATGGGCATATTGGCCGCCGATGCCGTCACAGTGCGGCTTGGTGCGAAAAATATATTGAAACAGGTCAGTGTCACGCTGCCGGCCGGTAAGGTCACAGCCATCATCGGACCTAACGGTTCCGGTAAAAGCACGCTGCTCAAGGCATTTTCCAAGAATCTGCCCCTGGCTCAGGGGGCAATATATTTTAAGGGCAGGGATATTGCCGCCCTGTCCCATAGCGAGCTGGCCCGCAGTCTGGCCATATTGCCGCAGTCGCCCCAGTCACCGCCGGATATCACTGTCCGTGATCTGGTGGAGCATGGCCGCTTTCCGCATCGTCGCTGGTGGCAGGGCGGCTCGGCTGAGGACAGGGCGGTTGTGGAGCAGTCGCTGGCGGAAACAGGGATGATAATGTTTGCCGACCGGCTGCTTAGCACCTTGTCCGGCGGTGAGCGTCAGCGCGCCTGGATTGCCATGGCCCTGGCCCAGCGTCCGGAGGTGCTGCTCCTGGATGAGCCGACCACTTATCTGGATATTTGCCACCAGATTGAGGTGCTGGAACTGGTGTCCGGCCTGAATCAAAACAGTGCTATGACGGTTGTTATGGTCCTGCACGATATCAACCAGGCTGTACGGTACGCCGACTTTGCCGTTGTACTGCAAGAGGGGCAGATTTTGAGTGCCGGGCCGGCGTCGGCAACGGTCACAGCCGGCGTGCTGCGGGAAGTGTTTCGGGTGGAAGCCGAAGTTCTGCGGGATACCGGACGGCGCCCTTTGTTTGTTATGCAGGGCGTGTCAAAACAGAAAGAGGCTGGGGAAAGTAAGGTGGACACAACTACATGATAGAACTGAAAGAATTGGTCAAACGATTTGGTGACAGGACGGTCATTGATCGCCTGACCGTTACCATTCAAAAAGGAGAGACCTTTGGTCTCTTAGGCCCTAACGGTGCGGGAAAAACGACGACCATCCGCATTTTGACCATGCTGACCAGAGCTACCGCCGGAAGCGTACGGATTGCCGGGTTTTCCCTGCCGGAGGACGAACAAAAAATAAAGTCGCTGATCGGTGTAGTGCCGCAGTTTTTCAATTTGGACAACGAGCTTACAGCCGAGGAAAATCTTGAACTGCACGGCAGACTGCACCATATGGACAAGGCTGAACGGCGGCAAAGGATTACAAGCCTGCTGGAATATGTGGAGCTGGACGATCGGGCCAAGGATCCGGTCGGTAAGTTTTCCGGCGGGATGAAGCGACGCCTGATGATCGCCCGCGCCTTGCTGCACCGGCCGCAGGTACTGTTCTTGGATGAACCGACAGTAGGTCTGGACCCGCAGGTAAGGCGCCGGTTATGGGATTTAATCCGGCGGATGAATGAAGAGGGAATTACCGTGCTGCTGACCACCCATTATATTGAGGAGGCCGAGCATTTATGCAGCCGGGTAGCCATTGTCGATAAAGGGAGGCTCATTGCTTTGGATAGCCCCAAGGAACTGTGCCACCGGGTTGGGCAGTTTGTTGTGGAATGGACGGAAGCCGATGCGCTGCGGACGCAGTTCTTTGCCAGTCGTGAAGCGGCGGCCCAGTTCGTCGGGACCTTGTCCTGTGCGGCGGCTATCAGGCATTCTAATTTGGAGGATGTGTTTGTTGAGCTGACCGGAAGGAAGGTGACCGGCTGATGCTTGTCGATATTTGGACGGTATTTTGGCGTGACTGGATTGTTCTGCGGCGGCGTCTGGGCCGTTACATTTTTGCCCGGATGATATCACCCATGCTGTATTTGGTTGCCTTTGGCTGGGGAGTGGGGCGTAACATTCCGGTTGGGCAAACCAATTATCTTGATTATATCGTACCGGGCATTATTGCCCTAAACTCTATGACAATCAGTTTCAATGCGGTCGGTTCGCCGCTCAATATGAGCCGGCTGTACCATAAGACCCTGGAAGAGTATTTGATTGCACCGATCGGAGCAGCTTCGTTTGTTACGGGAAAAATTCTGTCCGGGGTGTTGCGGGGCCTGATTTCCTCGGCGGTGATTATTTTTTTGTCGTATGTATTTGGGGCTAAATTTGCTATAAGCGGTTGGTTCCTTTTAGTATTGGTATTGAACTGTGCGCTGTTTGCCGCGCTCGGTTTTGTGGCGGCCATGTTGCTCAATTCCCACGAGGATATGAGCAACTTCGGGACTTATGTGCTGTTGCCCATGTCGTTTCTTTGTGCCACCTTTTTTTCGACCGCTCATTTCCCTGACTGGATTCGCTGGCTGATTGAGCTGTTGCCGCTGACTCACACCAGCCAGGTTTTGCGCGGGATCGCCGGCGGGCATGCTATTGCCTGGGAGTCGCTGCTGGTATTGATCTTCTATTTTCTGTTGTTTTTTGGGGTTAGTGTGTGGCAGATCAGGAAATTCAGAGAATAGATTTTGCAGATAAAAATTATGGGGATTTTTTCGTAAGGCAAGGCCGCAGCGGCGCTCCTGGCGAGCACAGATAAGCCGGCAGTAATGAAGACTTGTAGAAAAGTAGCCTTAATTTGGATAATTT
This Propionispora hippei DSM 15287 DNA region includes the following protein-coding sequences:
- a CDS encoding ABC transporter ATP-binding protein, with amino-acid sequence MGILAADAVTVRLGAKNILKQVSVTLPAGKVTAIIGPNGSGKSTLLKAFSKNLPLAQGAIYFKGRDIAALSHSELARSLAILPQSPQSPPDITVRDLVEHGRFPHRRWWQGGSAEDRAVVEQSLAETGMIMFADRLLSTLSGGERQRAWIAMALAQRPEVLLLDEPTTYLDICHQIEVLELVSGLNQNSAMTVVMVLHDINQAVRYADFAVVLQEGQILSAGPASATVTAGVLREVFRVEAEVLRDTGRRPLFVMQGVSKQKEAGESKVDTTT
- a CDS encoding ABC transporter ATP-binding protein; protein product: MIELKELVKRFGDRTVIDRLTVTIQKGETFGLLGPNGAGKTTTIRILTMLTRATAGSVRIAGFSLPEDEQKIKSLIGVVPQFFNLDNELTAEENLELHGRLHHMDKAERRQRITSLLEYVELDDRAKDPVGKFSGGMKRRLMIARALLHRPQVLFLDEPTVGLDPQVRRRLWDLIRRMNEEGITVLLTTHYIEEAEHLCSRVAIVDKGRLIALDSPKELCHRVGQFVVEWTEADALRTQFFASREAAAQFVGTLSCAAAIRHSNLEDVFVELTGRKVTG
- a CDS encoding ABC transporter permease translates to MLVDIWTVFWRDWIVLRRRLGRYIFARMISPMLYLVAFGWGVGRNIPVGQTNYLDYIVPGIIALNSMTISFNAVGSPLNMSRLYHKTLEEYLIAPIGAASFVTGKILSGVLRGLISSAVIIFLSYVFGAKFAISGWFLLVLVLNCALFAALGFVAAMLLNSHEDMSNFGTYVLLPMSFLCATFFSTAHFPDWIRWLIELLPLTHTSQVLRGIAGGHAIAWESLLVLIFYFLLFFGVSVWQIRKFRE